The Sulfitobacter noctilucicola genome has a window encoding:
- a CDS encoding DUF6505 family protein, which translates to MMLARAIHFDESDRNVFHMPARTGEWCISGGFEFSNWSEADLSGKARQAFSNGWLGVETFGRVTFVAVTQIEPAEFEQLKTDLAAHFVQMYGAPSIEAATGVAEDELRHMVELCDGQDPNTLLTVARELTDAGVKEGFRSIEKRDAGLDQFAIHGSLDEDPHHH; encoded by the coding sequence ATGATGCTGGCCCGCGCAATCCACTTTGATGAAAGCGACCGAAACGTGTTCCACATGCCCGCCCGCACCGGTGAATGGTGCATTTCGGGCGGCTTTGAATTCTCCAACTGGTCAGAGGCCGATCTGAGCGGCAAGGCCCGTCAGGCTTTCAGCAATGGCTGGCTGGGTGTCGAAACCTTCGGCCGCGTGACCTTTGTCGCTGTCACCCAGATTGAACCGGCCGAGTTCGAACAGCTCAAGACGGACCTCGCCGCGCACTTCGTGCAGATGTACGGTGCCCCCTCGATCGAAGCCGCCACCGGCGTTGCCGAAGACGAACTGCGCCATATGGTCGAACTATGCGACGGTCAGGACCCCAACACCTTGCTGACAGTCGCACGCGAATTGACGGACGCAGGCGTCAAGGAAGGCTTCCGCAGCATCGAAAAGCGCGACGCAGGACTGGATCAATTCGCGATCCACGGCTCCCTCGACGAAGATCCACACCACCACTGA
- the mazF gene encoding endoribonuclease MazF has product MAYIPDAGDIVWLQFNPQAGHEQAGHRPALVLSPAKYNKIGLMLCCPMTTKVKGYPFEVIIQGSPVSAALADQIKSLDWKVRNAKRKGKVTLAELEEVRAKSIALVRG; this is encoded by the coding sequence ATGGCTTACATCCCGGATGCCGGTGACATTGTCTGGTTGCAGTTCAATCCGCAAGCAGGACACGAGCAAGCCGGTCACCGTCCGGCGCTTGTCTTGAGCCCGGCGAAATACAACAAGATTGGCCTGATGCTTTGCTGTCCGATGACGACCAAAGTGAAGGGGTATCCGTTTGAAGTGATCATCCAGGGATCGCCGGTCAGCGCAGCACTTGCCGATCAGATAAAAAGTCTGGACTGGAAAGTCAGAAACGCCAAGCGGAAAGGCAAGGTTACTTTAGCCGAGCTTGAAGAAGTCCGTGCCAAGTCCATAGCTTTGGTTCGAGGCTGA
- a CDS encoding AbrB/MazE/SpoVT family DNA-binding domain-containing protein, translating into MRVIVKKWGNSASVRIPAAVMQAAKLTLDTPVDVREENGRIIIEPDQSPEFLLDDLLDGITSENVHEVIETGEPLGQETL; encoded by the coding sequence ATGCGTGTGATTGTTAAGAAATGGGGCAACAGTGCCTCTGTCCGGATACCTGCCGCTGTTATGCAGGCGGCAAAGCTGACGCTCGACACGCCTGTTGATGTGCGCGAAGAAAACGGGCGCATCATCATCGAGCCGGATCAATCGCCTGAGTTTCTGCTGGATGATTTGTTGGATGGGATCACAAGTGAGAATGTTCACGAGGTGATCGAAACGGGCGAGCCTTTGGGTCAAGAAACGCTCTGA
- the map gene encoding type I methionyl aminopeptidase — protein sequence MNSYINVPLAPAAKNARRSASIKLYGPDAFEGMRRAGSLTAACLDGVADLIRANVPLAEINTYVLDFAAAHNATPATLGYQGYKYACCTSVNHVVCHGFPNEKKLREGDIVNVDVTLICDGWYGDSSRMYVVGKPKRAAERLIKIAHEAMMQGIRAVRPGAHLGDIGHAIQSFAQSERCSVVRDFCGHGIGQVFHDSPNILNFGKAGDGAELREGMIFTVEPMINLGTGEVKMLADDWTAVTRDKSLSAQFEHSIGVTADGCEIFTQSAKGLHAPGVEISGDAF from the coding sequence ATGAACAGCTATATCAACGTTCCGCTTGCGCCTGCCGCGAAGAACGCGCGCAGATCCGCGAGTATCAAGCTTTATGGGCCTGATGCCTTTGAAGGGATGCGCCGCGCAGGTTCTTTGACCGCTGCCTGTCTGGACGGAGTGGCCGATCTGATCCGCGCCAATGTACCGCTTGCGGAGATCAACACCTACGTGTTGGATTTTGCCGCCGCACATAATGCGACACCAGCGACGCTTGGCTATCAGGGGTACAAATACGCCTGCTGCACCTCGGTCAATCATGTCGTCTGCCACGGCTTTCCGAATGAAAAGAAGCTGCGGGAGGGGGATATCGTCAATGTTGATGTGACCTTGATCTGCGATGGCTGGTACGGAGATTCAAGCCGCATGTACGTCGTTGGAAAACCGAAGCGCGCGGCAGAGCGGCTGATTAAGATCGCGCACGAGGCGATGATGCAGGGGATAAGGGCCGTCCGACCCGGCGCGCACCTGGGTGATATCGGACACGCGATCCAGTCGTTTGCGCAGTCCGAACGATGTTCGGTTGTCCGCGATTTTTGCGGTCATGGTATCGGACAGGTTTTCCACGATTCCCCGAATATCCTGAATTTCGGCAAGGCGGGGGATGGTGCGGAATTACGCGAAGGTATGATCTTTACGGTCGAGCCGATGATCAATCTGGGTACTGGCGAAGTGAAGATGCTGGCAGACGATTGGACGGCGGTTACCCGTGATAAATCCCTGTCTGCCCAGTTCGAGCATTCCATCGGTGTCACCGCAGATGGGTGCGAGATTTTTACACAGTCAGCAAAGGGTCTGCATGCACCGGGTGTTGAGATCAGCGGAGACGCTTTCTAG
- a CDS encoding ParD-like family protein has protein sequence MGIVKIGDGLHEDIRKASTVMCRSINAQAEFWIKVGMLAETNPNMTFNQIVARELKGADVTLPDVAAE, from the coding sequence ATGGGCATCGTAAAAATTGGCGACGGGCTGCACGAAGATATCCGCAAGGCCAGCACTGTGATGTGCCGGTCTATCAATGCGCAGGCTGAGTTCTGGATAAAGGTTGGCATGCTTGCTGAAACAAACCCGAACATGACGTTCAACCAGATTGTCGCCCGGGAGCTTAAGGGAGCCGATGTGACCCTACCGGATGTTGCGGCAGAATAA
- a CDS encoding LysE family translocator, with amino-acid sequence MIEFVIAVFFLLITPGPGVLTTAGIGAAFGFRAGFRFVAGLCLGGFITMMMVVSGLAAVVFAVPSLRTVLLFASVAYLVYLACRIASAGSKIGFAPAEAPLGFRNGLALQFINPKAYVVATTLFSGFAFLPHSPLLEVVAKLVLFNLIWVPVHLIWLAAGARVRRMNLSQRTQQVINIGMAVSLLLVVCVALLASG; translated from the coding sequence ATGATTGAGTTTGTCATCGCCGTTTTCTTTTTGCTAATCACGCCCGGGCCCGGCGTGTTGACCACTGCCGGGATTGGTGCGGCCTTCGGGTTTCGTGCAGGGTTTCGCTTTGTGGCGGGGCTTTGTCTGGGCGGGTTCATCACGATGATGATGGTGGTGTCCGGTTTGGCCGCCGTGGTTTTTGCCGTACCCTCATTGCGGACCGTTCTGCTTTTTGCCTCGGTGGCCTACTTGGTTTACCTCGCCTGTCGTATCGCGAGTGCGGGATCCAAGATCGGATTTGCGCCCGCCGAGGCTCCGCTCGGGTTTCGCAACGGGCTGGCTTTACAGTTCATCAATCCCAAAGCCTATGTCGTCGCGACAACGCTCTTTTCTGGGTTTGCGTTTCTTCCGCACTCGCCTTTGCTTGAAGTGGTCGCGAAGCTGGTGCTCTTCAATCTGATATGGGTGCCGGTGCACCTGATCTGGCTCGCGGCCGGTGCCCGCGTGCGCCGCATGAACCTCAGCCAACGTACCCAGCAGGTGATCAACATCGGAATGGCTGTGTCGCTGCTCTTAGTGGTCTGTGTGGCGCTGCTGGCGTCAGGGTGA
- a CDS encoding 2-hydroxyacid dehydrogenase — translation MPDLLQIGGITEEMRTRLAAAFTIRQLDDFEPEKITHVVTNGHAGIDPDLMARLPNLKVISGYGVGYDAVDADEAARRGIIVTHTPNVLNEEVATTAILLLLACYREVLRDDAYVRSGAWETGGNAALTRSVDNQTVGIVGLGRIGQAIAEKLAPWNTKVLYHARNRKDVAYRYYENLTEMAHDSDVLICITPGGPGTHQIVNAEVMEALGSKGTLINVSRGSVVDEQALIEALETGKLGWAGLDVFENEPQVPEALRALPNTVLLPHVGSATVETRSAMGALTVDNLLQHLKDGTVISAVPECAHL, via the coding sequence ATGCCTGATCTATTGCAAATTGGCGGCATCACCGAAGAGATGCGCACGCGGCTGGCCGCAGCGTTTACCATCCGACAGCTGGATGATTTCGAGCCGGAGAAGATCACCCATGTCGTGACCAATGGACATGCAGGCATTGACCCCGATCTGATGGCGCGGCTTCCGAACCTCAAGGTGATCAGCGGGTACGGTGTTGGCTATGATGCCGTTGATGCGGACGAAGCCGCGCGGCGCGGCATCATTGTGACGCATACTCCCAACGTACTGAACGAAGAGGTTGCGACCACGGCCATATTGTTGTTGCTGGCGTGTTACCGTGAGGTGCTACGCGATGACGCTTACGTACGATCGGGTGCGTGGGAAACGGGGGGCAATGCGGCTCTGACCCGCAGTGTAGACAATCAAACGGTCGGTATCGTTGGGCTGGGCCGGATCGGCCAGGCGATTGCCGAAAAGCTTGCACCGTGGAATACGAAAGTGCTCTACCATGCGCGCAACCGCAAAGATGTTGCGTACAGATATTACGAAAACCTCACCGAGATGGCGCATGACAGCGATGTGCTGATTTGTATTACGCCGGGCGGGCCGGGCACGCACCAGATCGTCAATGCCGAAGTCATGGAAGCACTTGGGTCTAAGGGTACCCTGATCAACGTCAGCCGTGGCTCTGTTGTCGATGAACAAGCACTGATCGAAGCGCTGGAGACGGGCAAGCTGGGCTGGGCCGGACTGGATGTCTTTGAGAACGAGCCACAGGTGCCGGAAGCCTTGCGCGCGTTGCCAAACACCGTCCTGCTGCCGCATGTGGGAAGCGCCACTGTCGAGACACGCAGCGCCATGGGGGCACTGACAGTCGATAATCTTTTGCAGCACCTCAAGGACGGCACTGTGATCAGTGCTGTGCCTGAATGTGCGCATCTTTAG
- a CDS encoding fumarylacetoacetate hydrolase family protein: MKLLRYGEHGAEKPGLLDNAGLLRDLSGHVDDITGDVLDDATLDRLRALGPSELPIVEGEQRIGACVGNIGKFLCIGLNYSDHAAETGAAIPEHPILFFKANSAIVGAYDDVVMPRGSTHTDWEIELGVVIGKTAKYVAEAEALDHVAGYCIVNDVSERHFQNNLTGQWTKGKSCDTFGPTGPWLVTRDEVGDPQNLDMALDVNGERRQTGNTSTMIFTVAQIIAHLSTLFTLHPGDVITTGTPPGVALGMKPEPVFLKKGDVMDLTIEGLGHQRQRVDIDA, translated from the coding sequence ATGAAACTATTGCGATACGGTGAGCATGGGGCCGAGAAGCCGGGGCTGCTGGATAATGCAGGATTGTTGCGTGATCTGTCCGGCCATGTGGATGATATCACAGGGGATGTGCTGGACGACGCCACATTGGACAGGTTGCGGGCGTTGGGCCCGTCCGAGCTGCCGATTGTCGAGGGTGAGCAGCGCATCGGCGCTTGTGTTGGTAACATCGGCAAGTTCCTGTGCATCGGTCTGAACTATTCCGATCATGCGGCGGAAACAGGGGCCGCCATTCCCGAACATCCGATTTTGTTCTTTAAGGCCAATTCAGCGATTGTTGGTGCCTATGACGATGTCGTCATGCCGCGCGGATCGACCCATACCGATTGGGAGATCGAGCTGGGTGTCGTGATTGGTAAGACGGCGAAGTATGTCGCTGAAGCGGAGGCCTTGGATCACGTGGCGGGCTATTGCATCGTCAATGATGTATCGGAGCGGCATTTCCAGAACAACCTGACGGGGCAGTGGACCAAGGGGAAATCCTGCGACACTTTCGGTCCGACGGGTCCATGGCTGGTGACGCGCGACGAAGTGGGTGATCCGCAGAACCTTGATATGGCGCTTGATGTGAATGGGGAGCGGCGGCAGACGGGCAATACCTCGACCATGATATTCACGGTCGCGCAGATTATTGCGCATCTCAGCACGCTGTTCACGCTGCATCCGGGGGATGTGATAACTACGGGTACGCCGCCGGGTGTGGCGCTGGGGATGAAACCGGAACCTGTGTTTCTCAAGAAGGGGGATGTTATGGATCTGACGATAGAAGGCCTTGGGCATCAGCGGCAAAGGGTGGATATCGATGCCTGA